The following proteins are co-located in the Canis lupus dingo isolate Sandy chromosome 31, ASM325472v2, whole genome shotgun sequence genome:
- the LOC112661675 gene encoding LOW QUALITY PROTEIN: ATP synthase subunit alpha, mitochondrial-like (The sequence of the model RefSeq protein was modified relative to this genomic sequence to represent the inferred CDS: inserted 2 bases in 2 codons; substituted 1 base at 1 genomic stop codon), which translates to MVTRNKVTYNSQKTYHVCEKETFIMHITQSVWRLQLQRNHPKRNCRDAARARPRGRAPPVSKNALGSSFIAARNLHASNTRLQKTGTAEVSSILEERILGADSSVALEETGCVLSTGDGVARVHGLRNVQAEEMVEFSSGLKSMSLNLEPDNVAVVVFGNDKLIKEGDIVKRTGAIVDVPVGEELXGLVVHALGNAINGKDPVGSKTRRXVGLKAPGMIPQISVPEPMQTGIKGVDSLVPIGRGQRELIIGDLQTGKTSIAIDTIINQKRFNDGTDXKKKLYCIYVAIGQKRSMVAQLVKRLTDADAMKYTIVVSATASDAAPLQYLAPYSGCSMGEYFRDNGTHALIIYDDLSKQAVAYRQMSLLLCRPPGREAYPGDVFYLHSRLLERAAKMNDSFGGGSLTALPVIEMQAGDVSAYVPTNVISITDGQIFLETELFYKGICPAINVGLSVSRVGSAAQTRAMKQVAGTMKLELAQYREVAAFAQFSSDLDAATQQLLSRGVRLTELRKQGQYSPMAFEEQVAVIYAGVRGYLNKLEPSKITKFEHAFLAHVFSQHQALLGNIRTDGKISEQSDAKLKEIVTNFLAGFEA; encoded by the exons CATATAACCCAGTCAGTCTGGAGGCTGCAGCTGCAGAGGAACCACCCGAAGAGAAACTGCAGAGATGCTGCCCGTGCGCGTCCCCGCGGCCGGGCCCCACCGGTCTCCAAAAATGCTTTGGGATCATCCTTCATTGCTGCAAGGAACCTCCATGCCTCTAATACGCGTCTTCAGAAGACTGGCACTGCCGAAGTGTCCTCTATTCTTGAGGAGCGTATTCTTGGAGCTGATAGCTCTGTCGCCCTTGAAGAGACTGGGTGTGTCCTAAGCACTGGTGATGGTGTTGCCCGTGTACATGGGCTGAGAAATGTTCAGGCAGAAGAAATGGTAGAGTTTTCTTCAGGCTTAAAGAGTATGTCTCTGAACTTGGAACCTGACAATGTTGCTGTTGTCGTGTTTGGAAATGATAAACTAATTAAGGAAGGAGATATCGTGAAAAGAACAGGAGCCATTGTGGATGTTCCAGTTGGCGAGGAGC TTGGCCTTGTTGTACATGCCCTTGGTAATGCCATCAATGGAAAGGATCCAGTTGGTTCCAAGACCCGTAGGTGAGTTGGCCTGAAAGCCCCTGGGATGATTCCTCAAATCTCTGTTCCTGAACCCATGCAGACTGGCATCAAGGGTGTGGATAGCTTGGTGCCAATTGGTCGTGGTCAGCGTGAGCTGATTATTGGTGACCTGCAAACTGGCAAAACGTCAATTGCTATTGACACAATCATTAATCAGAAACGTTTCAATGATGGAACTG GAAAGAAGAAGCTATACTGTATCTACGTTGCTATTGGTCAGAAGAGATCTATGGTTGCCCAGTTGGTGAAGAGACTTACAGATGCAGATGCCATGAAGTACACCATTGTGGTGTCAGCTACTGCTTCTGATGCTGCTCCACTTCAGTACCTGGCCCCTTATTCTGGCTGTTCTATGGGAGAATATTTTAGAGATAATGGCACACATGCTTTGATCATCTATGATGACTTATCCAAACAGGCTGTTGCTTATCGTCAgatgtctctgctgctctgccGGCCCCCTGGTCGTGAAGCCTATCCTGGTGATGTGTTCTACCTACACTCCCGTCTGCTAGAGAGAGCAGCCAAAATGAACGATTCTTTTGGTGGTGGCTCCTTGACTGCTTTACCAGTCATAGAAATGCAAGCTGGTGATGTGTCTGCTTACGTTCCAACAAATGTCATTTCCATCACTGATGGACAGATTTTCTTGGAAACAGAATTGTTCTACAAAGGTATCTGCCCTGCCATTAACGTCGGTTTGTCTGTGTCCCGTGTTGGATCTGCTGCCCAAACCAGGGCCATGAAGCAGGTGGCAGGTACCATGAAGCTGGAATTGGCTCAGTATCGTGAGGTTGCTGCTTTTGCCCAGTTCAGTTCTGACCTTGATGCTGCCACTCAACAACTCTTGAGTCGTGGCGTGCGATTGACTGAGTTGCGGAAGCAAGGACAGTATTCTCCCATGGCTTTTGAAGAACAAGTGGCTGTTATTTATGCTGGTGTAAGAGGATATCTTAATAAATTGGAGCCCAGCAAGATTACAAAGTTTGAGCATGCCTTCTTGGCTCATGTTTTCAGCCAGCACCAAGCCCTCTTGGGCAATATAAGGACCGATGGAAAGATCTCAGAACAGTCAGATGCTAAGCTGAAAGAGATTGTAACAAACTTCTTGGCTGGATTTGAAGCTTAA